The proteins below are encoded in one region of Amycolatopsis magusensis:
- a CDS encoding carboxylate-amine ligase has translation MGLHGEELTFGVEEEFFLVDASGQLVPRGPELVFGTEERGGELQQELIRSQVETATDVCRTAEEVLGHLTRMRADLAASAAERGLRLLPSGTPLLPKSSHEITQKERYREMADRFGAIARSSATCGCHVHVEVADRETAVRVSNHTRAWLPVLLALTANSPFSGGAVTGYRSWRHVLWSRWPSAGPPPMFVSLEHYENSVAAMLRSGAMMDRAMLYWDVRLSDNQPTLEFRICDVAATPEEATLAAVLIRGLVNVALRDVADARTPVIVPDEVLRANLWRAARDGLNGSCLHPESGELVPVWAVLDELMAGLRDALRTTGDLEFAEGMLARLRSTGGGGDRQLAAYRTRNRVTDVVDELCV, from the coding sequence ATGGGTCTCCACGGCGAGGAACTGACGTTCGGCGTCGAGGAGGAATTCTTCCTGGTCGACGCCTCGGGACAGCTGGTACCGCGCGGGCCGGAGCTGGTCTTCGGGACCGAGGAGCGCGGCGGTGAGCTGCAGCAGGAGCTGATCAGGTCCCAGGTGGAGACGGCGACCGACGTGTGCCGCACCGCCGAGGAGGTCCTCGGGCACCTCACCCGGATGCGAGCGGACCTGGCCGCGAGCGCCGCCGAGCGCGGCCTGCGGCTGCTGCCGAGCGGCACGCCGCTGCTGCCGAAGTCGTCGCACGAAATCACCCAGAAGGAGCGCTACCGGGAGATGGCCGACCGGTTCGGCGCGATCGCCCGGTCGAGCGCCACCTGCGGGTGCCACGTGCACGTCGAGGTGGCCGACCGGGAGACCGCGGTGCGGGTCAGCAACCACACCCGCGCCTGGCTGCCGGTGCTGCTGGCGCTCACCGCGAACTCGCCGTTCTCCGGCGGCGCGGTCACCGGGTACCGGAGCTGGCGGCACGTGCTGTGGTCGCGCTGGCCGTCGGCCGGGCCGCCGCCGATGTTCGTCTCGCTGGAGCACTACGAGAACAGCGTCGCCGCGATGCTGCGCAGCGGCGCGATGATGGACCGGGCGATGCTGTACTGGGACGTCCGGTTGTCCGACAACCAGCCCACGCTGGAGTTCCGCATCTGCGACGTGGCCGCGACGCCCGAGGAGGCGACGTTGGCGGCGGTGCTGATCCGCGGACTGGTGAACGTGGCGCTGCGGGACGTCGCCGATGCCCGCACGCCGGTGATCGTGCCCGACGAGGTGCTGCGCGCGAACCTCTGGCGGGCGGCGCGGGACGGGCTGAACGGTTCGTGCCTGCACCCGGAGAGCGGTGAACTGGTGCCGGTGTGGGCCGTGCTGGACGAACTGATGGCCGGCCTGCGGGACGCGCTGCGGACGACGGGGGACCTGGAGTTCGCCGAAGGAATGCTCGCCCGGCTGCGCTCCACCGGCGGTGGAGGGGACCGGCAACTGGCCGCGTACCGCACCCGGAACCGCGTGACGGATGTCGTGGACGAGCTGTGCGTGTGA
- a CDS encoding PhzF family phenazine biosynthesis protein → MTNIERYTAFDVDGEGGNPAGVVLDATGLDEARMLAIAADLGYSETAFLLPDNHIRYFSPLAEVSFCGHATIATAVAHAERSGVGTLALRTQAGEVVVRTRHEDGQLLATLTSVAPSVRDAPPSLVEEALAALRWDAADLDPALPPRVAFAGAHHLVLAAGSRERLAKLDYDFDALGALMAREDWTTVQLVWAGPEGFHSRNPFPPGGVYEDPATGASAAAFGAYLRELGTTGRITIHQGEDLGRPSRLLVDIPATGGISVSGTAVRL, encoded by the coding sequence ATGACGAACATCGAGCGGTACACGGCCTTCGACGTCGACGGGGAAGGCGGCAACCCGGCCGGGGTGGTGCTGGACGCCACCGGCCTGGACGAGGCGCGGATGCTGGCGATCGCCGCGGACCTGGGGTACTCGGAGACCGCGTTCCTGCTGCCGGACAACCACATCCGCTACTTCAGCCCGCTGGCCGAGGTCTCGTTCTGCGGGCACGCCACCATCGCGACGGCGGTGGCGCACGCCGAACGCTCCGGCGTCGGCACGCTGGCGCTGCGGACGCAGGCGGGCGAGGTCGTCGTGCGGACGCGGCACGAGGACGGTCAGTTGCTGGCGACGCTCACCAGCGTGGCGCCCTCCGTGCGTGACGCGCCCCCTTCGCTGGTCGAGGAGGCTCTCGCCGCACTGCGCTGGGACGCCGCCGACCTCGACCCGGCGCTGCCCCCGCGCGTCGCCTTCGCCGGCGCGCACCACCTCGTGCTCGCCGCGGGGTCCCGTGAGCGCCTGGCCAAGCTGGACTACGACTTCGACGCGCTCGGCGCCCTCATGGCCCGGGAGGACTGGACCACCGTGCAGCTGGTCTGGGCAGGCCCGGAGGGTTTCCACTCGCGCAACCCGTTCCCACCCGGCGGCGTCTACGAGGACCCGGCCACCGGCGCCTCGGCCGCCGCGTTCGGCGCCTACCTGCGTGAACTGGGCACGACCGGCCGGATCACCATCCACCAGGGCGAGGACCTGGGCCGCCCCAGCCGCCTGCTGGTCGACATCCCGGCCACCGGCGGCATCTCGGTCAGCGGGACCGCGGTTCGGCTCTAG
- a CDS encoding AraC family transcriptional regulator encodes MTHPSSGQGAPLSAVYALEFNSAKGPVDGDVEQVAALLIGRARVEGVLWGLKPSSARMRVRAGLSAAIGSGAYDLDRCIWHVNPDDEDGEWLLFTLCATAERTVLVNRRRLIVPAGQLMVSTSSVPHSIVHNGPNEWWAVRVDAAAVHLPHRAVEELLFRPLPVGELLTRLVVNTLPGKPADEPSGEIDAAGFDHYLAGLAELLLRSVGPRGGSARTGSTRRQEVERFIRQHLADPGLSVTSVASAHAVSRRRLYQLFEDTGEGGGIAEFIRHSRMERARELLDDPAHRGESIAQIAARCGFVNAAHFTRLFRDATGLPPGEYRRRRTPQ; translated from the coding sequence ATGACGCACCCCTCTTCCGGGCAGGGCGCGCCGCTCAGCGCGGTGTACGCGCTGGAGTTCAACTCCGCCAAGGGTCCGGTGGACGGCGACGTGGAACAGGTCGCCGCCCTGCTGATCGGCCGGGCCCGCGTGGAGGGCGTGCTGTGGGGGCTCAAGCCCAGTTCGGCCCGGATGAGGGTGCGGGCCGGCCTGAGCGCGGCGATCGGGTCGGGCGCCTACGACCTCGACCGCTGCATCTGGCACGTCAACCCGGACGACGAGGACGGTGAGTGGCTGCTGTTCACCCTGTGCGCCACCGCCGAGCGCACCGTGCTGGTCAACCGGCGGCGGCTGATCGTGCCCGCCGGGCAGCTGATGGTGAGCACCTCCTCGGTCCCCCACTCCATCGTCCACAACGGACCCAACGAGTGGTGGGCGGTCCGGGTGGACGCGGCCGCGGTGCACCTGCCGCACCGGGCGGTGGAGGAACTGCTGTTCCGCCCGCTGCCGGTCGGCGAACTCCTCACGCGGCTGGTGGTCAACACCCTGCCAGGGAAACCGGCCGACGAGCCGTCCGGCGAAATCGACGCGGCGGGCTTCGACCACTACCTGGCCGGGCTCGCCGAGTTGCTGCTGCGCTCGGTCGGCCCGCGCGGCGGCAGCGCCCGGACCGGCTCCACCCGGCGGCAGGAGGTCGAGCGGTTCATCCGGCAGCACCTGGCCGACCCCGGGCTGTCGGTGACCTCGGTCGCCAGCGCGCACGCGGTCTCCCGGCGGCGGCTCTACCAGTTGTTCGAGGACACCGGCGAGGGCGGCGGCATCGCCGAGTTCATCCGGCACTCGCGCATGGAACGGGCACGAGAGCTGCTCGACGACCCGGCGCACCGCGGGGAGTCGATCGCGCAGATCGCCGCCCGCTGCGGCTTCGTCAACGCCGCGCACTTCACCCGCCTGTTCCGGGACGCCACCGGCCTACCCCCCGGCGAATACCGCCGCCGCCGCACCCCCCAGTAA
- a CDS encoding HNH endonuclease family protein produces MRSRWVFMVLLAFVSACAPPVEPAPAEPGVDAGPPRQLLDQLVIAERGSMDGYDREQYPHWSAHDGNCNTRELVLKRDGENVQAGPDCAPDSGKWVSPYDGETWTKASDVDIDHMVPLGHSWVSGARSWTEERREEFANDMDRPQLLTVTDNVNQQKSDKAPDEWKPPLVSYWCTYAGDWIEVKHHYGLTVTEREKTALSEMLNRC; encoded by the coding sequence ATGAGGTCGCGGTGGGTGTTCATGGTGTTGCTGGCGTTCGTCTCGGCGTGTGCTCCCCCGGTGGAGCCGGCGCCCGCCGAGCCGGGGGTGGACGCGGGGCCGCCGCGGCAGCTGCTCGACCAGCTGGTGATCGCCGAACGCGGCAGCATGGACGGCTACGACCGCGAGCAGTACCCGCACTGGTCCGCGCACGACGGCAACTGCAACACCCGTGAGCTGGTGCTCAAGCGCGACGGCGAGAACGTGCAGGCCGGTCCCGACTGCGCACCCGACTCCGGCAAGTGGGTCAGCCCGTACGACGGCGAGACCTGGACCAAGGCGTCCGATGTGGACATCGACCACATGGTGCCGCTGGGGCACAGCTGGGTCAGCGGCGCGCGGTCGTGGACCGAAGAGCGGCGGGAGGAGTTCGCCAACGACATGGACCGCCCGCAGCTGCTCACCGTCACCGACAACGTCAACCAGCAGAAGAGCGACAAGGCCCCCGACGAGTGGAAGCCGCCGCTGGTGTCCTACTGGTGCACCTACGCCGGTGACTGGATCGAGGTCAAGCACCACTACGGGCTGACGGTCACCGAGCGGGAGAAGACGGCGCTGTCGGAGATGCTGAACCGGTGCTGA
- a CDS encoding PadR family transcriptional regulator encodes MALEHAILVSLTERAGSGYELARRFDRSIGFFWGATHQQIYRVLKRMTEAGWLSNELVAQDGRPDKKVYRVSADGHAELRRWLGEPNEPAILRDELAVKVRGASLGDAAVVLAEVRRHRDRHAERLDVYREIEKRDFPDPRGLSGQDLHQYLVLRGGVRAEQSFVEWCDEVAEALERDGR; translated from the coding sequence ATGGCCCTCGAACACGCGATCCTGGTTTCGCTGACCGAGCGGGCCGGCTCCGGCTACGAGCTGGCCCGCCGGTTCGACCGGTCCATCGGCTTCTTCTGGGGCGCCACCCACCAGCAGATCTACCGCGTGCTCAAGCGCATGACCGAGGCCGGCTGGCTGTCGAACGAGCTGGTCGCGCAGGACGGGCGACCGGACAAGAAGGTCTACCGCGTCAGCGCGGACGGCCACGCCGAGCTGCGGCGATGGCTGGGCGAGCCGAACGAGCCCGCGATCCTGCGCGACGAACTCGCGGTGAAGGTCCGCGGCGCGAGCCTGGGCGACGCCGCCGTCGTGCTGGCCGAGGTGCGCCGCCACCGGGACCGGCACGCCGAGCGCCTCGACGTCTACCGCGAGATCGAGAAGCGCGACTTCCCGGACCCGCGCGGGCTCAGCGGGCAGGACCTCCACCAGTACCTCGTGCTGCGCGGGGGTGTGCGCGCCGAGCAGTCGTTCGTCGAATGGTGCGACGAGGTCGCGGAAGCACTGGAAAGGGATGGCCGATGA
- a CDS encoding response regulator transcription factor, which translates to MSYVTEGQQAGRSVERSLHLRSFPAFDERPAPRPEVPAAVVVSPVPLIREGMARALEQIFGRVVVHSATDLETATRLAQRIGDGLFWVHEKAYPHLGFVQVFARRRSTRGIVVMLDPGGDRPVPVRVSEAVRAGATVVLDSASPADVLATGLRRAVHGQNYLSPRLRPGFTDATATPSARPPVSPLTVRESQLLRLMAEGLDNRTIGETLNISVETVRTHVKSILKKLVARNRCDAVGRAFRLGIVEPDALPPVRFSA; encoded by the coding sequence ATGTCGTACGTCACCGAGGGGCAGCAGGCGGGCAGAAGCGTCGAACGGTCGCTGCACCTGCGATCTTTCCCGGCTTTCGACGAACGCCCGGCGCCGCGGCCGGAGGTGCCCGCGGCCGTCGTGGTCAGCCCGGTCCCGTTGATCCGCGAAGGAATGGCCAGGGCGCTGGAACAAATCTTCGGGCGCGTGGTCGTGCATTCCGCTACCGATCTTGAAACCGCCACCCGTTTGGCCCAGCGTATTGGTGACGGACTGTTCTGGGTGCACGAGAAGGCTTATCCGCACCTGGGTTTCGTGCAGGTCTTCGCCCGCCGCCGGTCCACCCGCGGCATCGTGGTGATGCTCGACCCGGGTGGCGACCGGCCGGTCCCGGTCCGGGTCAGCGAGGCCGTGCGCGCCGGTGCCACGGTGGTGCTGGACAGCGCGAGCCCGGCCGACGTGCTGGCCACCGGCCTCCGGCGGGCGGTGCACGGGCAGAACTACCTCTCACCGCGCCTGCGCCCCGGCTTCACCGACGCCACGGCGACGCCGTCCGCCCGGCCGCCCGTGAGCCCGCTCACCGTGCGCGAGTCACAACTGCTGCGGCTGATGGCCGAAGGACTGGACAACCGGACCATCGGGGAAACGCTGAACATTTCCGTGGAAACCGTGCGCACCCACGTGAAATCCATCCTCAAGAAGCTGGTGGCGCGCAACCGGTGTGACGCCGTCGGGCGCGCGTTCCGGCTCGGGATCGTGGAACCGGACGCACTGCCGCCGGTCCGGTTCAGCGCCTGA
- a CDS encoding EI24 domain-containing protein, giving the protein MGKTLRDFGTGAGLLARGFGLVFGNGKLFLLGAIPALLTSLLLFGGILALALNADDLITWATPFADDWSQTWQTVLRVAAGVSIVVAAVAISLLLFSGLTLILGGPFYEAIAEHVEDHELGGVPGTQQVGWARSAWLGLRDTLLLVLLAILFGIPLFLAGFIPVLGQTVVPVVAALVGAWLLALELTAIPFTRRGLNLKVRRRTLGGKRAMTLGFATPTYLLCLIPLAGIVVLPAAMAGGTLLAHRAREFSTGSASPTAPSSPAR; this is encoded by the coding sequence GTGGGCAAAACGCTGCGTGACTTCGGTACCGGTGCCGGGCTGCTGGCCAGGGGGTTCGGCCTCGTCTTCGGCAACGGCAAGCTGTTCCTGCTGGGCGCGATCCCGGCGCTGCTGACCAGCCTGCTGCTCTTCGGCGGCATCCTCGCGCTCGCGCTGAACGCGGACGACCTGATCACCTGGGCCACCCCGTTCGCCGACGACTGGTCGCAGACCTGGCAGACCGTGCTCCGCGTGGCCGCCGGGGTGTCCATCGTGGTCGCCGCCGTGGCGATCTCGCTGCTGTTGTTCTCCGGCCTGACGCTGATCCTCGGCGGCCCGTTCTACGAGGCCATCGCCGAGCACGTCGAGGACCACGAACTCGGCGGCGTACCCGGCACGCAGCAGGTCGGCTGGGCGCGGTCCGCGTGGCTCGGCCTGCGCGACACCCTGCTGCTCGTGCTGCTGGCGATCCTGTTCGGCATCCCGCTGTTCCTGGCCGGGTTCATCCCGGTGCTCGGCCAGACCGTGGTGCCGGTGGTCGCCGCGCTGGTCGGCGCCTGGCTGCTGGCGCTCGAGCTGACCGCGATCCCGTTCACCCGCCGCGGGCTGAACCTCAAGGTGCGGCGCCGGACGCTCGGCGGCAAGCGCGCGATGACCCTCGGCTTCGCGACGCCCACCTACCTGCTGTGCCTGATCCCGCTCGCGGGCATCGTGGTGCTGCCCGCGGCGATGGCGGGCGGCACGCTGCTCGCGCACCGCGCGCGGGAGTTCAGCACCGGTTCAGCATCTCCGACAGCGCCGTCTTCTCCCGCTCGGTGA
- a CDS encoding LysR family transcriptional regulator → MDTRLLRSFLAVVRTGNITAAAGELTFAQSTVTAHVQALERLAGTRLLDRHPAGVTPTHAGTRLAEHARQLLDLEDRMFAEVADRRPAGPVRLYAPESVCAYRLPSVLREITRRLPEVRLTLVPAPTRTAVRALGERQADLALALEPSIRYSTVDSVDLGRQRISLVAPPDTPLPRTRAITAAELTEAGVLLLERGCGYNDELAEMVADTPPRYGGVEVVKRCVEAGLGLALLPTVTVAPELEAGRLVELRSPPIARYHLWLLRGREQWASPAVEAVAELLTTLCT, encoded by the coding sequence ATGGACACCCGCCTGCTGCGCAGCTTCCTCGCCGTGGTCCGCACGGGCAACATCACCGCGGCTGCCGGAGAGCTGACCTTCGCCCAGTCCACGGTCACCGCCCACGTCCAGGCGCTGGAGCGGCTCGCGGGCACCCGGCTGCTCGACCGGCACCCCGCCGGGGTCACGCCCACGCACGCCGGTACCAGGCTCGCCGAGCACGCCCGGCAGTTGCTCGACCTCGAAGACCGGATGTTCGCCGAGGTCGCCGATCGACGGCCCGCCGGGCCTGTGCGGCTGTACGCGCCGGAGTCCGTCTGCGCCTACCGGCTGCCGTCCGTGCTGCGCGAGATCACCCGGCGCCTGCCCGAGGTGCGGCTCACGCTGGTGCCCGCGCCGACCCGTACGGCTGTGCGGGCGCTGGGGGAGCGGCAGGCCGATCTCGCGCTGGCACTGGAGCCGTCCATTCGATACTCCACAGTGGACAGTGTGGACCTGGGTAGGCAGCGCATCTCACTGGTCGCACCACCGGACACACCGTTGCCGAGGACCCGCGCGATCACCGCCGCCGAACTGACCGAAGCCGGGGTGCTCCTGCTCGAACGCGGGTGCGGTTACAACGACGAGCTGGCCGAGATGGTCGCCGACACCCCGCCGCGGTACGGCGGGGTCGAGGTGGTCAAGCGGTGCGTGGAGGCCGGGCTCGGGCTGGCGCTGCTGCCCACGGTCACGGTGGCGCCGGAGCTGGAGGCCGGGCGGCTCGTCGAGCTGCGGTCGCCGCCGATCGCGCGCTACCACCTGTGGCTCCTCCGGGGGCGCGAGCAGTGGGCGTCTCCCGCGGTCGAGGCGGTGGCTGAGTTGCTCACCACACTATGCACCTAG
- a CDS encoding arylamine N-acetyltransferase family protein, whose amino-acid sequence MSEWQSADLDLDAYLARIGHEKVRPSAAALRSLHEAHVRSIPFENIDVLLGPHPGLKLKVIADKMVHRRRGGYCYEHSLLFAAALESLGFDVRRRMARVDPEKPSARTHMVVIVRVAGVDHLVDVGFGTGLVTAMPLVDGVEQEQNGWLHRITREGPLWTLWRHEHGEWVPLHATDDLPQHQIDYEVAHHYVSTHPKSPFTGQLVVMTRGDRLSRRLVGDELTTEHANGEVTKEPVPPAELDGVLRSLGVELNTTDLTTLLG is encoded by the coding sequence ATGAGTGAGTGGCAGAGCGCGGACCTGGACCTCGACGCCTACCTGGCGCGGATCGGGCACGAGAAGGTGCGCCCGTCGGCCGCGGCGCTGCGGTCGTTGCACGAGGCGCACGTGCGGTCGATCCCGTTCGAGAACATCGACGTGCTGCTCGGCCCGCACCCGGGGCTGAAGCTGAAGGTGATCGCCGACAAGATGGTGCACCGCCGTCGCGGTGGGTACTGCTACGAGCACAGCCTCCTGTTCGCCGCCGCACTCGAATCGCTCGGGTTCGACGTGCGCCGCCGGATGGCGCGGGTGGACCCGGAGAAGCCGAGTGCGCGGACGCACATGGTGGTGATCGTGCGGGTCGCCGGCGTCGACCACCTCGTCGACGTCGGCTTCGGCACCGGGCTGGTCACCGCGATGCCGCTGGTCGACGGCGTGGAGCAGGAGCAGAACGGCTGGCTCCACCGGATCACCCGCGAAGGTCCACTGTGGACCTTGTGGCGGCACGAGCACGGCGAGTGGGTGCCGTTGCACGCCACGGACGACCTGCCGCAGCACCAGATCGACTACGAGGTGGCGCACCACTACGTCTCCACGCACCCGAAGTCGCCGTTCACCGGGCAGCTCGTGGTGATGACGCGCGGCGACCGCCTCAGCAGGCGGCTCGTCGGGGACGAGCTGACCACCGAGCACGCGAACGGTGAGGTGACGAAGGAACCGGTGCCCCCGGCCGAACTGGACGGGGTGCTGCGCTCGCTGGGGGTCGAGCTGAATACCACAGACCTGACCACCCTGCTGGGCTAA
- a CDS encoding NADPH-dependent 2,4-dienoyl-CoA reductase codes for MTEYPNLLAPLDLGFTTLRNRVVMGSMHTGLEDRARDVGKLAEYFAERARGGVGLMITGGYAPNREGWLLPFASKLTTRAEAKRHRRVTSAVHEAGGKIALQILHAGRYAYHPLSVSASAIKAPINPFRPRALSDRGVRRQIDDFARCAALAREAGYDGVEIMGSEGYFINQFLAPRTNKRADRWGGSTENRQRLAVEIVRRVRAAVGPDFIIVYRLSMAEFVEDGQTWDEIVALGKAVEAAGATIINTGIGWHEARVPTIVTSVPRAAFTEVTAKFKPHVDIPVITSNRINMPQVAEEVLARGGADLVSMARPLLADPEWVRKAEAGLSDEINTCIACNQACLDHAFVHKKVSCMVNPRAGRETELVLLPARRSKRVAVVGAGPAGLSAAVNLGQRGHQVELFEAEDEIGGQFGIARRIPGKEEFAETIRYYRRQLDLAGVKLRLNTRATVAELTAFDEVVLATGVTPRVPAIPGIGHPKVLSYVDVVRHGKPVGDRVAVIGAGGIGVDVSEFLTHTSSPALNLAEWQAEWGVAGGALAEARPEPSPRKVYLLQRKDERIGKGLGKTSGWVHRAALKNKGVEQLVGVNYERIDDDGLHISFGPRHERPRVLDVDTVVVCAGQEPVRELAEQLDGLPVHLIGGADVAAELDAKRAIDQGTRLAAVI; via the coding sequence ATGACCGAGTACCCGAACCTGCTCGCCCCGCTCGACCTCGGGTTCACCACGCTGCGCAACCGCGTGGTAATGGGCTCGATGCACACCGGGCTCGAGGATCGCGCCCGTGACGTGGGCAAGCTCGCCGAGTACTTCGCCGAACGCGCTCGCGGCGGCGTCGGCCTGATGATCACCGGCGGTTACGCGCCCAACCGCGAGGGCTGGCTGCTGCCGTTCGCGTCCAAGCTGACCACGCGTGCCGAAGCGAAGCGGCACCGCCGTGTCACCAGTGCGGTGCACGAGGCGGGCGGCAAGATCGCCCTGCAGATCCTGCACGCGGGCCGGTACGCCTACCACCCGCTGAGCGTGTCGGCGTCCGCGATCAAGGCGCCGATCAACCCGTTCCGCCCGCGCGCCCTGTCCGATCGCGGGGTCCGGCGTCAGATCGACGACTTCGCCCGCTGTGCCGCACTGGCCCGCGAAGCCGGGTACGACGGCGTCGAGATCATGGGTTCCGAGGGCTACTTCATCAACCAGTTCCTCGCGCCACGCACCAACAAACGCGCCGATCGCTGGGGCGGCTCGACGGAGAACCGGCAGCGGCTCGCGGTGGAGATCGTGCGCCGCGTGCGGGCGGCCGTCGGGCCCGACTTCATCATCGTCTACCGGCTGTCCATGGCCGAGTTCGTCGAGGACGGGCAGACCTGGGACGAGATCGTCGCGCTGGGCAAGGCCGTCGAGGCGGCCGGGGCGACCATCATCAACACCGGCATCGGCTGGCACGAGGCCCGCGTCCCGACCATCGTCACCTCGGTGCCGCGCGCCGCGTTCACCGAGGTCACCGCGAAGTTCAAGCCGCACGTGGACATCCCGGTGATCACCTCGAACCGGATCAACATGCCGCAGGTGGCCGAGGAGGTGCTCGCGCGCGGTGGCGCGGACCTGGTGTCGATGGCCCGGCCGCTGCTGGCCGATCCGGAGTGGGTGCGCAAGGCCGAGGCCGGGCTGAGCGACGAGATCAACACCTGCATCGCCTGCAACCAGGCCTGCCTGGACCACGCGTTCGTGCACAAGAAGGTCTCGTGCATGGTCAACCCGCGGGCCGGGCGCGAGACCGAACTGGTGCTGCTGCCCGCGCGGCGGAGCAAGCGCGTGGCGGTGGTCGGCGCCGGTCCCGCCGGGTTGTCCGCCGCGGTGAACCTGGGGCAGCGCGGGCACCAGGTGGAGTTGTTCGAGGCCGAGGACGAGATCGGCGGTCAGTTCGGCATCGCCAGGCGCATCCCCGGCAAGGAGGAGTTCGCCGAGACGATCCGCTACTACCGGCGTCAGCTCGACCTGGCCGGGGTCAAGCTGCGGCTGAACACCCGGGCCACCGTCGCCGAGCTGACCGCGTTCGACGAGGTGGTGCTGGCCACCGGCGTGACCCCGCGCGTGCCGGCCATCCCCGGGATCGGCCACCCGAAGGTTCTGTCCTATGTGGACGTCGTGCGGCACGGGAAGCCGGTGGGGGACAGGGTCGCGGTGATCGGGGCCGGGGGCATCGGCGTGGACGTCAGCGAGTTCCTGACGCACACCTCCTCGCCCGCGCTGAATCTGGCGGAGTGGCAGGCGGAGTGGGGCGTGGCCGGCGGCGCGCTGGCCGAAGCGCGGCCGGAACCGTCACCGCGCAAGGTGTACCTGTTGCAGCGCAAGGACGAGCGCATCGGCAAAGGACTCGGCAAGACCAGCGGCTGGGTGCACCGCGCGGCATTGAAGAACAAGGGCGTGGAACAGCTGGTCGGGGTCAACTACGAGCGCATCGACGACGACGGCCTGCACATCAGCTTCGGCCCCCGGCACGAGCGACCACGGGTGCTGGACGTGGACACCGTGGTCGTCTGCGCCGGACAGGAGCCGGTGCGGGAGCTCGCCGAGCAGCTGGACGGCCTACCCGTACACCTGATCGGGGGAGCCGACGTGGCCGCCGAACTGGACGCCAAACGGGCCATCGACCAGGGCACCCGCCTGGCCGCGGTGATCTGA